Part of the Amphiura filiformis chromosome 9, Afil_fr2py, whole genome shotgun sequence genome is shown below.
TGGAATCCATACTGTGTATCGCAACCATGTGAGAACTTCACTAGAATAATCTATCACACCAGCCATATAAAATGGATACCTGAATACTTCCACTGAACTCCATACTAGGAATAAATAGCATACCATAGGATCTGATTGCACCTCAGGATTGGGAAGAATCACCAAGAATAACAGTACATTACGACCAAAAACCTGCATTAAAGGTGCCATGATTCCCGTCTTGACCAGTCCAATTAAAGGGTGCAGAATTTCTAGAAATGCAAACATCTGACAGATGCCTAGTGGaaacaagtaccgtcggatccgtagcggtcgctgcgggagaaggaattcaattttgcagtgttggtgtctttgaagcaggttcaagtttgacccctattttaacttgtaacccctctgtgagcttaacctttgagggcgctcatcttaaaataatgccagaaagggtatttccatccacaccaaaaaaaaaatcaaaattataaaaattgtgttcggaaaccaattttggacacttttgatgtccaaacgattttcgggaaaaaagcgtcctgacatcaaaagtgttcgaaaccgatttcggacacttttgatgtccaaacgattttcggaaaaagcgtcttgacatcgaaagtgttcggaaaccgatttcggacacttttgatgtccaaacgattttcggggaaaaagcatcttgacataaaaagtgttcggaaaccaatttcggacacttttgatgtccaaacgattttcggaaaaagcgtcttgacatcaaaagtgttcgaaaccgatttcggacacttttgatgtccaaacgattttcgggaaaaagcgtcttgacatcaaaagtgttcgaaaccgatttcggacacttttgatgtccaaacgattttcgggaaaaagcgtcttgacatcgaaagtgttcggaaaccgatttcggacacgtttgatgtccaaacgattttcggaaagaaagcgtcttgacatcgaaagtgttcggaaaccgatttcggacacttttgatgtccaaacgattttcggggaaaaagcgtcttgacatctaAAGTgttgaaaccgatttcggacacttttgatgtccaaacgattttcgggaaaaagcgtcttgacatcaaaagtgttcgaaaccgatttcggacacttttgatgtccaaacgattttcgggaaaaagcgtcttgacatcaaaagtgttcgaaaccaatttcggacacttttgatgtccaaacgattttcgggaaaaagcgtcttgacatcaaaagtgttcggtatccgatttcggacacttttgatgtccaagcgcttttcggaaaaaagcgtcttgacatcgaaagtgttcggaaaccgattttggacacttttgatgtccacacgattttcaggaaaaagcgccttgacatcaagtgttaaatcccctaatttccttaattcttgtcaatttcccttaattcaccagtatttcccttaattctcttcaatttcccttaacttccctcaatgttcccaatttcccctcattttcccaaatttcccttaactgccctctattttcccaaattttccataattcttgtcaatttccttaattcacctgaatttcctgaatttccttaattctcttcaatttccttaacttccctcaatgttcccaattctccttcaatttccctcattttcccaaatttccttaaatgccctctattttcccaaatttcccttaattcacctgaatttccctgaatttcccttaattctcctcaatttcccctaattcacctgaatttcccttaattctcctcaatttccccaaatttcccttaattcccctcaatttcccccaattcccctcaatttcccttaattgcccacaaaatcaattaattcacctgaatttccctcaatttcccttaattccccaaaattgcccttaatttcccccattccccccAATTTCCCTCATGTTCCCCACTTTTCCCTTACTTGCCCTATAGCccctctccctcaccaagtagtacatgtaccatagccatgcgacaaacgatgttgacgtaacagcattttttagaaaatgttgaaaatcgtgtaatgcccctttaatgacctaattagcatatttcgggaatgaaactcttttccagtatggggcggtacCTGCCTTCCctctcaccaagtaccatagccatgcgacaaacgatgttgacgtaacagcattttttagaaatttagaaaatcgtgtaatacccctttaatgacctaattagcatatttcgggacgaaactcttatccagtatggggccggtacctgccttccctctcacaccttggtctggggcggacattttaaaaatgaatttagaagagcagcaacgacatcacttgcattacattccagatgttaaatctacatcatatgcaaaatttgaggaaattcgcacgagtccgttttattttagggccatttttctataactggtctttacatgtagccctatggagagagtgcccgttgagggcgctataatccccattttaggaacaaaaatgtgatttttaaaaaatggactcgtgcaaattttctaaaattttcagagtatgtagtatgaacatgtagaaatataatcaagtagttgccctacctgctctcctccgaaaaaataaaaagtcctatacctcaatgataatgaaacctaggtgctcaccaagtaccatagccatgcgacaaacgatgttgacgtaacagcattttttagaaatttagaaaatcgtgtaatacccctttaatgacctaattagcatatttcgggactgAAACTCTTATCCAGTATGGGGCGGTACCTGCcttcccctcaccaagtaccatagccatgcgacaagcgatgttgacgtaacagcattttttagaaattgttgaaaatcgtgtaatgcccctttaatgacctaattagcatatttgggATGAAACtctttttccagtatggggcggtatagaccctccccctcaccaagtaccatagccatgcgacaaacgatgttgacgtaacagcatcttttagcgtttgttactaacggactaacagACTAACGGACTAACagactaacggactaacggagagacatggtgacttattcgctacttgcggttccgccattatgcactatgtgcgggagagcctcgaactggcagcatacatgaaaggaagaattatgtaaccttacacagaagcgttatgactagttcaattcccattcatgtatgctgccagttcgaggctctcccgcacatagtgcataatgcaTGGAACTGCAAGTATAATAGAGCTGCTTCCGCAGCTAAAAACCCAACTAATTATAAGCTTTCCTTATCACCCGAAACCACCCTTTgcatgcagtgttgccaaaaatcACAGGCGAGTGGTATACAAATGGTACCTGAGATTGTAAGAAATAATgttccctaaccctaaccgcctaagggctttttggcaacgggaagggaaagaaggaaggaataaagagagaaaagaaggaaagaagttgtttgctctgggtggcaGGCActgcatgccaggcactgggtcggcgacactttgccacgggtcttgggccgctggccagcgaaaccgtgcctatatatcacttagggcgattgcgtcatcacaccatgtgggatgcatgcacgaacagcgcatatatcaagtagtattttgtagtataccgtcctgttagggttaaggaagcctatattgagttttgatagtggtaacctaaccctaaccgcctaagggctttttggcgacgggaaagaaggaagaagagagaatagaaggaaagaagttgtttgctctgggtgggattcgaacccgagacccctcgcatgccaggcactgggtcggcgacactttgccacgggtcttgggcttcgctggccagcgaaaccatgcctatatatcacttagggcgattgcgtcatcacaccatgtgggatgcatgcacgaaccgcgcatatatcaagtagtattttgtagtataccgtcctgttagggttaaggaagcctatattgagttttgatagtggtaacctaaccctaaccgcctaagggcttttggcgacggaaagaaggaagaagagagaatagaaggaaagaagttgtttgctctgggtgggattcgaacccgagacccctcgcatgccaggcactgggtcggcgacactttgccacgggtcttggaagcttcgctggccagcgaaaccgtgcctatatatcacttaggcgattgcgtcatcacaccacgtgggatgcatgcactgaacagcgcatatatcaagtagtattttgtagtataccgtcctgttagggttaagggctcggatagcgacgttttcacatatattttgtgggacctgatgagagcacatcagacacactaaatagaggttatccacttcactcgtGTGTgatttctaacaaaaggcgctggttcccgtagtattcctcattcaaaccaattcaatgcatgacctcggagttacctgcatgactttggcgggctattttgaaatggttatggttgcacatgcaggactgcaggtacttcttttga
Proteins encoded:
- the LOC140160411 gene encoding very-long-chain (3R)-3-hydroxyacyl-CoA dehydratase-like, producing the protein MAMRPLRIRRYLFPLGICQMFAFLEILHPLIGLVKTGIMAPLMQVFGRNVLLFLVILPNPEVQSDPMVCYLFLVWSSVEVFRYPFYMAGVIDYSSEVLTWLRYTVWIPLYPLGFFSEAIVIFLSIPFYDDTGKFSLSLPNQYNISFYFLYWLYAHIAIIVCLAPSLISHMWRQRQRRFRPKKPRTFHVKLN